One window from the genome of Acidimicrobiia bacterium encodes:
- a CDS encoding ATP-binding cassette domain-containing protein, whose amino-acid sequence MALIEVDRLVKVYPGGVTAVDGISFSVGEGEIFGFLGPNGAGKTTTIRVIVTLLGPTSGTVTVRGVDVVANPEMVRRQIGYAAQFIGVDDDLTAWENLTMQARLHGLDRAEAERRSGELLEVLELSGVAGRRAGTFSGGMRRRLDLGQALVHGPRVLFLDEPTTGLDPQTRRALWEYLRELNGGGVTIFLTTQYLEEADALASRLAIIDQGVIAVEGTPSALKRALGGDAITVTLTDDSTPAGIDQAADVLQRFSDAGNAARYDRSIKIFTSAASSRLAEVVRALDAASIKVARLELSEPTMDDVFLRHTGSRMRVEESKPPSRLRMVGRRR is encoded by the coding sequence GTGGCGCTCATCGAGGTCGACCGTCTCGTCAAGGTCTATCCGGGAGGAGTCACTGCCGTCGATGGCATCTCGTTCTCCGTCGGCGAAGGCGAGATCTTCGGCTTCCTCGGCCCCAACGGCGCGGGGAAGACGACGACCATTCGAGTGATCGTGACGCTGCTCGGGCCGACTTCGGGCACGGTCACGGTGCGCGGCGTCGATGTCGTCGCGAATCCGGAGATGGTGCGGCGTCAGATCGGGTACGCCGCCCAGTTCATCGGGGTCGATGACGATCTGACCGCCTGGGAGAACCTCACCATGCAGGCGCGTCTCCATGGTCTCGATCGGGCCGAAGCCGAACGGCGCAGCGGCGAACTCCTCGAGGTGCTGGAGCTCTCCGGCGTCGCCGGGCGGCGAGCGGGCACTTTCAGTGGCGGCATGCGACGGCGGCTCGACCTCGGCCAGGCGTTGGTCCATGGCCCGCGGGTACTGTTCCTCGACGAGCCCACCACCGGCCTCGACCCGCAGACCCGGCGAGCATTGTGGGAGTACCTGCGCGAGTTGAACGGTGGCGGGGTGACGATCTTTCTGACCACCCAGTACCTCGAGGAGGCGGATGCGCTCGCATCCCGCCTCGCCATCATCGACCAGGGAGTGATCGCAGTCGAAGGAACGCCATCAGCGCTCAAGCGGGCGTTGGGAGGCGACGCGATCACAGTGACCCTGACGGATGATTCGACACCAGCGGGTATCGACCAGGCGGCAGACGTGCTCCAGCGGTTCTCGGATGCCGGCAACGCCGCCCGCTACGACCGTTCCATCAAGATCTTCACCAGCGCCGCGTCGAGCCGGCTGGCCGAGGTGGTGAGGGCGCTGGATGCAGCCTCGATCAAGGTGGCGCGACTGGAACTGTCGGAGCCCACGATGGACGACGTCTTCCTCCGCCACACCGGGAGCAGGATGCGGGTGGAGGAGTCGAAGCCCCCGAGCCGGTTGCGAATGGTGGGGCGGCGCCGATGA